A single region of the Apodemus sylvaticus chromosome 7, mApoSyl1.1, whole genome shotgun sequence genome encodes:
- the LOC127689992 gene encoding olfactory receptor 8G1-like: MATGNYCMFPEFILTGLSKKPELQTPLFLLFLGIYVVTVVGNLGMITLIRFSSHLQTPMYYFLSSLSFIGLCHSTVITPKMLVNFVTEKNIISYTGCMIQLYFFLIFAIAECHMLAAMAYDRYVAICNPLLYNVTMSYQIYISLISGVYIIGVVCASTHTGFMIRVQFCNIDVINHYFCDLLPLLELAHSSTYVNELLILCFGTFNIIVPTLTILTSYILIIATILHIRSTEGRSKAFSTCSSHILAVAVFFGSAAFMYLQPSSVSSMDQGKVSSVFYTIVVPMLNPLIYSLRNKDVSIALKKILERKSFM; this comes from the coding sequence ATGGCAACAGGAAACTATTGCATGTTTCCTGAGTTCATTCTTACTGGGCTCTCAAAGAAGCCAGAACTCCAGAcgcctctttttctcctcttcctaggAATTTATGTGGTCACTGTAGTGGGGAATTTGGGCATGATTACACTGATTAGGTTCAGTTCTCACCTGCAGACACCCATGTACTATTTCCTCAGTAGTTTGTCCTTTATTGGTCTCTGCCATTCCACAGTAATTACCCCCAAAATGTTGGTGAACTTTGTGACAGAGAAGAACATCATTTCCTACACTGGATGCATGATTCAgctctatttttttctaatttttgctATTGCAGAGTGTCATATGTTAGCTGCAATGGCATATGATCGCTATGTTGCCATCTGTAACCCCTTGCTTTACAATGTAACCATGTCCTATcagatttacatttccctgatctCTGGAGTCTATATTATTGGTGTGGTTTGTGCATCAACTCATACGGGATTCATGATCAGAGTACAGTTTTGTAACATAGATGTAATCAACCACTATTTCTGTGATCTTCTTCCACTGCTGGAGCTTGCTCATTCTAGTACTTATGTTAATGAATTGTTAATTCTGTGCTTTGGTACATTTAACATTATTGTTCCAACCTTAACTATTCTTACTTCTTATATCCTCATCATTGCCACCATCCTACACATTCGTTCTACTGAAGGCAGGTCCAAAGCCTTCAGTACCTGTAGCTCCCACATCTTGGCTGTTGCTGTCTTCTTTGGGTCTGCTGCATTCATGTACTTACAGCCATCATCAGTGAGTTCTATGGACCAAGGGAAAGTGTCCTCTGTGTTTTATACAATCGTTGTGCCCATGTTGAACCCCTTGATCTATAGTTTGAGGAATAAGGATGTCAGTATTGCCttgaagaaaatattagaaagaaaatcattcatgtaa
- the LOC127689753 gene encoding olfactory receptor 150-like: protein MEEINHTSVAEFILTGLTENPELQLPLFLIFLAIYLFTVVGNLGMIVLILISSQLHTPMYYLLSSLSFIDCCQSTVITPKMLLNFMTEKNVIPYQQCIAQFYFFCAFTVSECHMLAAMAYDRYVAISNPLLYNVTMSYQVCLLMVAVVYGVGLLSATVHTVYLLRVFFCKANKINHYFCDIYPLLEISCSSTFINEVLELSFSAFNIFVPAMTILSSYIFIIISILHIQSTGGRVKAFSTCSSHIMAVAIFYGSIAFMYLQPASVSSMDQGKVSSVFYTIVVPMLNPLIYSLRNKDVRVSLKKLLQKKSFFKTKY from the coding sequence atggaagaaataaatcatACCTCAGTGGCTGAGTTCATCCTCACTGGGTTAACAGAGAATCCAGAGCTCCAGTTGCCTCTATTTCTCATCTTCCTAGCAATATATTTGTTTACAGTTGTTGGAAACCTGGGCATGATAGTCTTGATTCTGATTAGTTCTCAGTTGCATACACCTATGTATTATTTACTCAGCAGTCTGTCTTTTATTGACTGCTGTCAGTCTACTGTCATTACTCCAAAAATGCTGTTGAACTTTATGACAGAGAAGAATGTCATTCCTTACCAACAATGTATAGCTCAGTTCTACTTCTTCTGTGCTTTTACTGTTTCAGAATGTCATATGTTGGCTGCAATGgcatatgaccgctatgtggctatATCTAATCCTTTGCTTTACAATGTAACTATGTCCTATCAAGTCTGCTTGTTGATGGTAGCTGTGGTATATGGTGTTGGTTTACTCAGTGCTACAGTTCACACTGTCTACCTGCTAAGAGTGTTTTTCTGTAAGGCTAATAAAATAAACCACTACTTCTGTGATATTTATCCATTACTGGAGATCTCTTGCTCTAGTACTTTTATCAATGAAGTACTAGAACTCTCTTTCagtgcatttaatatttttgtaccAGCTATGACCATCCTTAGCTCTTACATCTTCATCATTATAAGCATTCTCCACATTCAATCcactggaggcagagtcaaggcCTTTAGCACCTGCAGCTCCCACATAATGGCTGTTGCAATATTTTATGGTTCTATAGCATTCATGTATCTACAGCCAGCTTCAGTAAGCTCCATGGACCAAGGGAAAGTATCATCAGTGTTCTATACCATTGTTGTGCCTATGCTGAATCCTCTGATCTATAGTTTGAGAAATAAAGATGTCAGAGTTTCCCTTAAAAAGTTACTACAAAAGAAAagtttcttcaaaacaaaatattag